From the Mycobacterium sp. DL592 genome, the window CTCCGTAACGAAGACGGCTCCGCCGTCGTGCGGGCTGAGCCGATCCTGACCCGTGAGGTGTTCGAACGGCTCAGCGTGGAGCTGGCGGCTAGGGAGAACCGCAAGGAGCCGACCAAACGCAGCAGTGGCCTCCTGCTTCAGGTGATCTACTGCGGTGTGTGCGGCCGAGCGGCCTACAAGCTCAAGGGAGGCCCTGGCCGCAAGCCTCGGTATCGCTGTGCCTCGGCCCAATACAAGAACCCGTGCGGCAACAAGTCGATACCCCTTGAATACGCCGACGAACAGGTGGAGACCCTGTTGTTGGGGATCCTGAGCGAGTCTGAACGGTTGGAGCGGGTCTGGGACTCAGGGTCCGATCACTCGGCAGAGCTTGGCGAGATCAACGTCACGTTGGCCGATCTGACTGGCCTTCTCGGCGCTGGACCCTATAAGGCCGGCACGCCTCAACGCGCCAAGCTGGACGAGCGAATCGACGCACTCGCCGCCCGGCAGGCTGAACTCTCAACTGAGAAGGCAAAGCCGTCGGGCTGGACGTGGCAGCCCACCGGCGAGAAGTTCGACGATTGGTGGGAGCGCCAGGACGTAACCGCCAGGAACATCTGGCTGCGCTCGATGGGCTTCAGACTCGGATTCTCCTACTCGCCTGAGGGGCACGGCCCATACCTCAACGTCGACTTCGCGGATCTAGATGCACTCACCCGTCAGATGAAACCCCAAGGCGCTGCAGCCATGATGCAAAAGACCTTCGAGTCGATGGCGCAGAACGGCGTCGTCGGCATGGAGCTGGGGAACGGAGGAGCTGTCTTCGTCACGACCGATGGACGACGGGTCGCGGTCAGCATGGCCGACCTTGCCGATGGCGAGACCCGGGTGAACTGACAGACGCTACTGGGACGTTCTAGCCTGAACACCTCTCCGGCAAGCCCCCGCCCAGCGCGGGGGTTTTGTCGTTGGTGAATCCCGTAGGAGTGGCACTTGCATGGGTTCAGCCCCCGTAGGCCGTAGTCGCACCGTATTGAGCCTGGCTGGGGGTGAACCCGCTGTACTCCAGTTGCTCGACTAGGCCCTGAAGAGAGAACGACGAGTAGTCCAGGTAGCTCTTCGCCTTCTTGACTGCCTGCTCATTCCAGTCCACAGCGCCAGTGGACTCCAGATGTTGGACCGCGAAAGTGGCATCCGCCGTGCTGAATTGGCTGTACTCCAGCTGCTCGATAAGCCCCTTCTTGGAGAACGCGGAGTAATCCAGGTAACTCTTAGCCTTGGCGATAGCGTTTCTCTGCCCGGGAGTGAAGTTATCCGCCGGAGGCGGAGGCGGTTCTGGCGTCGTGGGGGCTGTGCCTACGGCCCTTGTTGGGCTGGCACTCTTAGATGACGAGGATGAGGCTCTGTCGCTGCTGCTGATCGAATCGCACATCGAGACGCATCCGCCGAATAAGAGGATGACCAGTCCGATAACTACCCAGGGCCACACCTTGCGCTTGCTAGGGGAGGCGACAGGCGCGGTGGGAGCGGCCGCTCCCCAATTCCTGCCGTCCCAATAGCGTTGCCCTGGCGTGCCGGATGGATCTGGATACCAGCCTGGTGGCGGCTGCGTCATGAGACCCCCGTTCGAACGACCTGTGCCACTCACAGGTGACGGTCAGCATAACCACAGAATCCGACAGAACGCCGGAGGATTGTGAGCCGTTAGGGCCGAGGAGTGAACAGCGTTATCACCAACGTTCGTTATGGTGCGGGAACCGCCACATCCGGCGACCTTCGTCCGTCAGATTCGTGTGCTCGTTGACTCGGATCAGAAGATCGCCATCGGATGCCCGACGCGTTCGGTAGGCGAAGCCTCCGTACGGCGCGACCCCCGGCACTGGCGGGATGTTCGGATCGAACTCGAGTACGACGTTCTCGTCGCGGAGCTTCTTCCACCACGACTCGAGACGCTTCAACTTTTCTTGGCTCATGCCCTTGCCCCCAGTGGCCATGAACTCACCGTGGTTACGCAGATACTGGTACGGCTTCGATCTGCCGTGGAGGTCTGTCGTCTTCCAGGGCCACGCCTTGTTAACGACCTGACGCGGTGTCAAAAATCCTCCGTAAGTAACTTTGTGCCACGAAACTGCTTGCTTCGTCACACCGCTCATGTCGGCGATCTCGCTTTGGTTGTAGCCTTTCTTCCTCAGGTCTTCGATGTCGCTGAGCGACAAGCTGACTCGATGGCCTTTCTTGCGGGGTGTGCCGCTCATGCTTCGCTCCAGGAGAACGGGCTAATGCGCCTCGTGCCCGCCCTTGCGTTTGACGGTGTGAACCGGGTAGGTATCAAGTTCTTCATCTGTCGCTAGAGCCGCCTTCTTCCATTCCGGCCGGCGGGTCGGCACGAGTCATCACTCG encodes:
- a CDS encoding recombinase family protein, whose protein sequence is MRALIVVRLSRVTDATTSPERQLHSCRELCDQRGYEVVGIAEDLDVTAATAPFDRPQLGDWLNNRLGEFDVLVFYRMDRIVRRLLDLADIIRWCQEHSVSVVSATEQFLDLTAPFGDIVALLVAKVAEMELAAISERNASAARYNMRAGRYRGGIPPWGYLPEQTDEGWRYVQDSEQVNVIQEVVERVLDNEPLRSVAHDLTARKILTPKDRFAQSQGRPVKGYEWHSAGLKRSLTSPTLLGQVVAREPLTDAQGRIQRDSKGRKIFGPETILRNEDGSAVVRAEPILTREVFERLSVELAARENRKEPTKRSSGLLLQVIYCGVCGRAAYKLKGGPGRKPRYRCASAQYKNPCGNKSIPLEYADEQVETLLLGILSESERLERVWDSGSDHSAELGEINVTLADLTGLLGAGPYKAGTPQRAKLDERIDALAARQAELSTEKAKPSGWTWQPTGEKFDDWWERQDVTARNIWLRSMGFRLGFSYSPEGHGPYLNVDFADLDALTRQMKPQGAAAMMQKTFESMAQNGVVGMELGNGGAVFVTTDGRRVAVSMADLADGETRVN
- a CDS encoding Repressor-like immunity protein yields the protein MSGTPRKKGHRVSLSLSDIEDLRKKGYNQSEIADMSGVTKQAVSWHKVTYGGFLTPRQVVNKAWPWKTTDLHGRSKPYQYLRNHGEFMATGGKGMSQEKLKRLESWWKKLRDENVVLEFDPNIPPVPGVAPYGGFAYRTRRASDGDLLIRVNEHTNLTDEGRRMWRFPHHNERW
- a CDS encoding Ltp family lipoprotein; this encodes MDWNEQAVKKAKSYLDYSSFSLQGLVEQLEYSGFTPSQAQYGATTAYGG